The following proteins are encoded in a genomic region of Leptolyngbyaceae cyanobacterium:
- a CDS encoding DUF6679 family protein, whose amino-acid sequence MLHRKIYQLCCDGREVCVFLRDQQRWIERARIIDIEGDLVTLRYETEEEDEVSSWEEMVRLESIGAVSQKLASVPRGNVEPLVSDDCPEAEQIRNHYPDTNAD is encoded by the coding sequence ATGCTACACCGCAAGATATATCAACTCTGTTGCGATGGTCGGGAAGTCTGTGTTTTCTTGCGGGACCAGCAACGTTGGATCGAACGCGCTCGCATTATCGACATTGAAGGCGATTTGGTGACATTGCGCTATGAAACAGAAGAAGAAGATGAAGTTTCTTCCTGGGAAGAGATGGTGCGCCTAGAAAGCATTGGTGCTGTTAGTCAGAAATTGGCCTCCGTACCGCGCGGTAATGTAGAACCCCTGGTTTCTGATGATTGTCCAGAAGCAGAACAAATCCGCAATCATTATCCAGACACCAACGCAGATTAA
- a CDS encoding MBL fold metallo-hydrolase yields the protein MIELECLPYSVNHADEGVCLLVRMGPYRIMLDCGMADISPLQAGLKQKLPADLVLCSHAHSDHARGLLALHKAFPQLPVYASEVTTQLLPLNWPELAPKKISQFCHALPWRSPVEFQDGLCAELFPAGHLPGAAAIRLTYTTPRRTYTLVYTGDFFLSNSRLVEGLPLDALRGVEPDVLILEGTYGTARHPHRRQQENQLSERIGRALANGQSVLLPVPTLGLGQEILMLLRSHHLFTGRDLDIWVDGTVAAGCDAYLNLLSHLPTSVQNFSRHQPLFWDERIRPRVRRLMPEQAPEIGKSPCIVLTDESADFGKYCHPNSGSWLILLPQRPGRAIDTDFQFLDRYAAAVSDRTTAQGKQTNTPDASINVETYLLAQHCDGPGTTQLIHNLRPQHVIFIHGSPTYLADLTSLDELHNRYHLHSPSAGTLVELPIGENFLQPAAPETNYEGELTELGTVVTIALPDTITADPRWQNFADTGLVEARWQGEELVLRGLTQRELLTQGSDRLPADLACCGRCVHQRGQRCWNQASPLFGFKVTPDGYCPVFEPSTGPSHHLRNEKDNSDN from the coding sequence GTGATCGAACTGGAATGCTTACCCTATAGTGTCAATCATGCAGACGAAGGGGTTTGTCTGTTAGTGCGGATGGGCCCGTATCGCATCATGCTGGATTGCGGAATGGCAGACATTTCACCACTACAGGCAGGATTAAAGCAAAAGCTTCCAGCTGATTTAGTATTATGCAGTCACGCTCATTCAGATCATGCCAGGGGATTGCTAGCGCTCCATAAAGCTTTCCCTCAGTTACCCGTTTATGCCAGTGAAGTAACTACTCAGCTACTACCTCTCAATTGGCCAGAACTAGCTCCGAAAAAGATTTCTCAATTTTGTCATGCTTTACCTTGGCGATCGCCAGTAGAGTTTCAGGACGGACTGTGTGCCGAACTATTTCCCGCCGGACATTTACCCGGAGCCGCCGCCATCCGCCTTACCTACACTACTCCTCGCCGCACCTACACTTTAGTGTATACGGGAGATTTTTTCTTATCTAATTCCCGATTAGTAGAAGGGTTACCCCTAGATGCTTTGCGGGGAGTCGAGCCAGACGTGCTGATTTTGGAAGGTACTTACGGCACCGCTCGTCATCCCCACCGCCGACAGCAAGAAAATCAGCTTTCTGAAAGAATCGGTCGTGCTTTAGCTAACGGACAATCCGTACTGTTACCAGTGCCGACTTTGGGACTGGGACAGGAAATTTTAATGCTGCTACGCAGTCATCACCTTTTTACGGGTCGTGACTTGGATATTTGGGTAGATGGTACGGTTGCCGCAGGTTGCGACGCTTACCTTAATTTATTGTCTCACTTGCCGACATCGGTACAGAATTTTTCGCGCCATCAGCCTTTATTTTGGGACGAGCGAATTCGTCCCCGCGTGCGCCGATTAATGCCAGAACAAGCTCCAGAAATCGGCAAATCTCCTTGTATCGTGCTGACGGATGAATCGGCTGATTTTGGCAAGTATTGCCACCCAAACAGCGGTTCTTGGTTAATTTTGCTACCTCAAAGACCGGGACGCGCGATCGATACCGATTTTCAATTTCTCGATCGCTATGCTGCTGCCGTTAGCGATCGAACTACCGCACAAGGAAAACAAACCAATACCCCTGACGCATCGATTAATGTAGAAACTTATTTATTAGCGCAACATTGTGATGGGCCAGGAACTACCCAGTTAATTCATAATTTACGTCCCCAGCACGTCATATTTATCCACGGTTCTCCTACCTATTTGGCAGATTTAACTAGCCTCGATGAGCTACATAACCGTTATCACCTCCATTCTCCCAGTGCCGGAACGTTGGTGGAATTGCCTATAGGGGAAAATTTTTTACAGCCCGCCGCACCAGAAACTAATTATGAAGGGGAATTGACCGAGTTAGGTACGGTGGTGACCATTGCCCTTCCAGATACGATCACCGCCGATCCGCGCTGGCAAAACTTTGCCGATACTGGTTTAGTAGAAGCACGCTGGCAAGGTGAGGAATTGGTATTGCGGGGATTAACTCAGCGAGAACTGCTTACTCAGGGAAGCGATCGCCTCCCTGCCGATCTAGCTTGCTGTGGCAGATGCGTCCACCAAAGGGGACAGCGCTGCTGGAATCAAGCATCCCCCCTCTTCGGCTTTAAGGTAACTCCAGATGGCTACTGCCCGGTTTTTGAACCAAGTACTGGGCCATCACATCATTTGAGAAATGAAAAAGATAATAGCGATAACTGA